A region of the Peromyscus leucopus breed LL Stock chromosome X, UCI_PerLeu_2.1, whole genome shotgun sequence genome:
ctttgtggatttcacatcatacattccaatcccacttatctccATCCTCTCAAATCCACTCTCTGCTCTTGTAACCTTCCCTCCAGAAGAaacccaaatttaaaagaaaaacccaaaccaaacaaaacaaagaaacaaacaaacaaaagaaggggGGCGgagaagaatcttgtcatggaagctgtagtgtggcctgttgaGTCACACGGTTTACccttagtccattcatcttttctTGCAAGTGTTCACGGCtacaagtcattggtctggctcgagacctctggcttctgctatgccaCCTTTAATGGGCTTTCACTGGGGCTTCTCGTGGAGATCCTGttattgtcctgtgtcatggagatcctgctgttttggatctgtaggttcatccccttcacatgctccaacagttcatagatgaggtgggtgttggggtgggccaactcagctctggttctgggcctgggtggtagctgggctgATCAGCCTGCCAGGTTTCCCTTATcatcaccaccagggtgagctctccagcactgcccagactagctcacccaatgcagcctgcagcaaagagcagagaaaatagaatttcttttttattcactgTGTGTTTATTGAATatacaatccagaaaaggtagtCACTGGAGCTCTCTCTACGTGAAGAGagctggaaagagagaaagtTCTAGTCCATGTGGGTTTGAGTCAGTTCAAAACCACATTCAAGGCACGTGGCTGGTGATGGCTGCCACATGGGTGGGCTTGTTGCTGGTGGAGCTCTTCTTTCTCACTTAGAAGTCTTTAGGCTTCTAAGCTCAGTGCAGGACTGAGGGGCCCTCTGGGTGGATTTTCCCACAATTTCCTCCAGGATATGATTTCCGTCGAAAGGCTGGTTCATCACTTTGTCTGCCAACCAGCTGCCTCTGCAGCCTTGGCTTAGACCTGAGGGATGGGGTAGGAGGCACAGGCAGCCAGGCCACACATATTCTTTCCACGCTCAATGAGGAAGTACCCTTTATCCCCCCACTGGGTGCCCCAAGAGTTTTTCACGATCCAGTAGGGAATTCCATCCTGCTCTCCATAGCcaacagccaggactgcatggTTTACCTTATCTGGAGTTTTATGACAGGAAGTGCTGGTGTAAATGCCCTTGTGATACAACATAAAATCTTCAGTCACCTCAAAAGCAAAGCTCACAGGGTTGTGTAATGCCACAGCTTCTACCATCGCCTTCTCATCATTGAGTGTGATGTTGGCAACATCCTTGACAAATGCGATGGCTTTTTTGGGGTTGAACTTGCAGTGACCATCCTTGCCTCTGTAAGGGTAGGCATCCTCTCCCATGATGCCTTTGTTGTACAGGATGTACTCGAAGGCCTGGCTGGGGAGACCTCCTTGGCAGCCATGATTGTTGAAGTTCTGGGCACAGTCTACCAGCTGCTGCTCAGCCAAAGACAGCATCTTCCCACTGGCGATTGCCACAGCAGACTCCAGGGCCCCCGTGGTGGAGAAAGTCCAGCAGCTGCCACAGGTGCCCTGATTTTTCACTGGTGAGACataatttcctttcttctgccAGTCCATGGAGGAGGGGTAGGGGCCAGTACCACGGAGGTAGTTACTTTTGGTGGCTGAACAATTCTGAGGCTCTGACCAGaagtatttgtgtttttatttcagtaAAGCTCATGTCTGAAAACTGGTTCAATGCCATTTTAAATGTGTGGTTCTTCTGGTTGTGGGCATTTACCTTCCTCAGGTTGTTGGCAAACATCTGCAGCCTGTAGTTGTATTCCACCGAGCTGTACGTCTTCTGGTGCTGTGTCATCCATGACTTAAAGTGAAACTTTTCTATGGCGTTCACGGTCAGCTCGGTGGTGGCCTGGGCACTCAGCAGCCATGCCCCCGGCGCACAGCAGCGACAGCGCGGCCCACATCGCGGCGCTCTAGAATTTctttttgccaggtggtggtggcacatgcttttaatcccagcacttgggaagtagagtcaggtggctctctgtgagtttgaggccagccttgtctacagagtgagttccaggacagtcaggactacacagagaaatcctgtctcaaaaaacaaaaacaaaaaaacaaacaaaagaaaatagtttctttatataatatattctgattgctGTTTATGTAtctttcctctgctcctcccagttcctctctaccTCCCCTCCATCCAGGTCCaaccctttctatctctcattagaaaataaataggcttctattatcattattattattattattattattattattattattattatttagtcagtgtctctctctatagccctggctatcttggaactcactacatagaccaggctggccttgaacccagagatctgactgcatctgcctcccaagtgctgggattaaaagtgtatgccaccatgcccagcattttttatttatttattattattattatcattattattttgagggTCTCCCTATATatcattggctgtcctggaactcactatgtatacctaTGTAGgctagaaaataaacaggcttctaaggaataacatataatataatataatataatataatataatataatataatataatataatataatataatataatatatagataaaaGAAACACCAGCGTGTTGgattaggacaaaacaaacaaacagaagggaaagagcacaagaaaaggcacaagaaacagatagaGATGCAGAGACTCACTTGTTCGCAcacccaggaatcccataaaaacactaaactgtaaGACATGATATATAGACAAAAGACGTATAGggtaaaaagggagaaaaaatttatatatatttttattttaatatataatatttttattatatatatatatataataaaaaataaggccagcagtagtggcacatgcctttaacctcagcactcgggaggtagaggtaggtgttccaggccagcctggtctacagatcgagttccaggacagccaaggctacacagagaaaccctaccttgaaaaaccaaaaaaaaaaaaaaggattaaaaaagCCCTGTCACAGCGTTATGAGACATAGAACCTTCAAAgatgctgtttgttttctgttggccatgtACTATTGGGCATGTAGTCTACCCTTAAGAATAGTTTatttcccttggagaaaactaaattttcatttgcaagtggttatcagttggagacaCTGCTGGGTTAGGGAtaggggcatgtgtccacttttcctttcagctctaggaccccatctggtgcagacctgtgctggccctgtgcatctgcttcagtctctgagttcataatgagctttgatcatgttgattcaTCAGGCCTTGTTTCCTCTATCCTCTCTggttctttccacctccttttccacagggttccttgagccctgaggggagggatttgatgaacaCATCCCATTTCAGgatgaatgttccaaggtctctcactctgcatgtTGTCTGACtgttggtctctgtatttgttctcatctgctgcaggaggaagcttctctgatgatggctgggcAAGTACTggtctatgagtagagcagaatgtcattagaagtcattttattgctttgttctttcagcagaacagtagtatttggttttaggCTAGGTCCCTGGGCTGTCTATTCTTAGGTTCTTGTTCACCCAAGGATCATCAGGTATGAATTTCATCTCGTGGAGTGCACCTTAACTCAAGTCAGATATTGGTTgcttactcccacaagctttgtgccaccattgcaccagcatatcttgcaggcagctcaccattgtagatcaaagggtttgtggctgggctggtgtttaGATCTCTCTTTTGGTAACATGCAGAGTATCAAAGATGCTAGAAAATAGGGGTGAAGACTCTTCATGTTCAAACgaattgtgtaggtgttgtcttcggcaatagggccttaccatcagtttgtggagagcataAACTGGTAGTCTCAGCAATAGCTTTGGTTGTTTGGGGTTCCCATGAGACCCCTtaaccaacaactcaattaggtgtaacccattcccagtactggaaacttcatttggtaaCAGGAGATGttcagttggggctctgtctccctcatttATGATAAtctcatttagatcaccttcataaatacacacacacacacacacacacacacacacacacacaacacacacatatatatatatatatatatatatatatatatatatatatatatatatatatattaggtttccataatACCCTTCAGATGGTCCTTAATTTTAGCTATTTCTCCCCATagtccctccctcatccctgttttccctccctctccccacctgatTCTCCTGTTCCAGCCGCCCCCATTCATCCACAACTATCTAtaccatttccctttcctagggagatctgtcCCCACTCCCCAGTCTCTTATTCTGTGATTCCATGGGttgtagcttggttattattgacgtaatagctaatatccacatataagcaaatacataccatttttgtctttctgagtctggattacttcattctggatgatttttttctagttccatccatttatctgcaagtttcataatttctttttttaacagttgaataatactccattatgtaaatgtgccacattttctttatccattcttcggttgatggacatctagattgtttccagtgttTGGATATTATGGATAGAGCAACAAGTGTTTCTGgggtaggatgaagcatctttgggtacagctgggtcttgaggtagatcaatttccatcttcctgaggaaccaccatgctgatttccatgtggctgtacaagtttgtattcccatcagcaatggaggagtgatCCCTTTACTTCACATCCTggacagcatgagctgtcacttgtgttactgatcttagccattctgatggtgATAGATGAAAACccttttggtttgcatttccctgatagcaaaggatgttgaacatttctttaagtgcttctcaaccatttgagtttctgccattgagaattctctgtttagatctgtaccccatttttaattgggttatttgttttcttgatgtctagtttcttgaattctttatatattttgaatattagtcctctatcagatgtgtagttagTAGAAatcttccattctgtaggctgttgctttgtctgaatgatggtgtcctttgttgtgcggaagcttttcagtttcatgaggtcccatttattaattgttgatcttagttccTGTGCTAAcggtgttttgttcagaaagtcttctcctgtgccaatgcattcaaggctatttcccactttctatTCTATGCAGTTcactgtatctggttttatgctgaggtctttgatacatttggagCTGAATTTTGTGCAGGGCGATAAATTTGTATTGTTTGGATTCTTTTACATGCAGCAGTCCAGTTTGACAAGGCAGACCACCCAAAATTAATAGGTGTGGGTTCTATTCATCATTTCTCGGTGGCTTAACATCTGTGTTATCATCAGAAAGTCTGCTGATATTTATTGCGGCAAAGACCTGGGCTTGCCTCTATGAAGGAGGGGGAACAGCACAAGCCATAGAGTGAGTGCCTGTTTTGGACAAACTGTATGGTATGCCTTAAGAGATTGTGTTCACATTCTTTTGACAAACTGTGGACTTGAGAGACCTCAGCAATGCTGGTGTCTATCCAGGTCTTATAGGGTGAGAGGCTGCTTCGTCCTCACAGTTGTTTGTAGAGGTGAACCTGGCATGCACACTTGTGTGGCACAATCATTTGCTAGGAGGCAGGCTATACTGGTCAACCAACTGAAAACTGACAATATTGAATTAAAGTTTGTTTTCCAACAGTCCCAACcctgtttcctttgttgagaTAAAGTCTGTTATTGAAAGTTCACTTGACTTTGTATTTGAAACCAGTTGAGGTGGTCGGAGTTCAAGAAATTGCAATGAAACCAAGAGCAGCGTTTGTGAAAACTGGTTCCACACTCTAATCCCCGTGTATTTTGCTGAGTCCACAGAACTGATGGCGCTGACTTCAGGGCACATTAGCAGGCAGGCTGAGATGGGTTGGTTTTATGCTCTCTGGCCTGCCCTGATCAGCTTTACATAGTTGTTTAAGGCCCCCAAATAGCTAATTTCTGAGACTGTGAGCTAGCTGCCTTTGCCTCTTTGGCTTCTTCCCAAATGGGATGGTCTTGCGTGTGGTGCTAGATAGTGGTTGTTTTTGCTAACTGCCTGGACTTGCTCTCTCCTAGTACCTCCACTCTGGGAGAACTTGGACCTTGTTCCTGCGGGTGATCGGCAGTCACCCATCAACATCCGATGGAGGGACAGTGTTTATGACCCTGGCTTAAAACCACTCACTCTCTCTTATGACCCGGCCACCTGCCTCCACATCTGGAATAATGGGTACTCTTTCCTCGTGGAATTTGAAGATTCTACAGATAAATCAGGTAAAAGAAAGATCTGGTAGTCATTTGTATAGTGAAAGGAACTATGTTATACCAAATAGGACATACCAGGCAGTCTCCATGGTACAGTGATGTGAAACTcattgcttttactttttttaatatatgtaaaaatgtttttataataatttcttCCATCCAATATAAGTGATATTTTATTACTTACATATAAATTCTATAACCAGTGAAATTTATCTTTGCTggaaatttattttgtatgtatatattcaatatatacaaATTTTCCTCTGCTGACTTTACATGAATTATCATATTAAACAgaaatattattaatcacatttaACTTATCAGATTGCAATATACCTGAAATGGggcaaaaataatatttatgtgtgtgctagGTTATATAGTCTTAACTAGTTAAGATGAGTCAcatattagaaaaataagaaacttaCATTATGGTAGTTTTATTAACCAGTATTACTTAGTTTTGCAGGGTGtggtgacatatacctttaatcccaacattctggaggcagaggctggtggatctctgtgagttcaaggccagtctggtctacagagcaacagaACGaggtccagggcagccagggctgcagagagagagatcccatctcaaacaaaacactgCGAATTTAATGATGTCCAGTAATTATTACTTTGAAACAATTACTATTCAGAAATAGTATAGCTAATGTAGTGGTTCTTAATTAGGAACAGTTTTGACACCTGCTTCCCATCACTCCatttcttctcccagtccctggaCTGGGGATTTTCAGGAAACTCTGTAGACATTTTTGGGTATTTCAACTATCAGGGAAGGAGAACATAAGTAGCATTTAGTGATTCCGGATCAGGGATGGTGCTAATGGTCTTACAGTATACCATTCATGAAGATTAGCAGACCTCAGATACCATTAGAACTGACTTTGACAGTTTCTGAGCTCAAAGAAAATGGCTTTCTCTCATGAATATAGAAGATGAATCAGTGACAGTGATGCTggataaggtaaaaaaaaaacatgtaatttaAAAGCATCGGCATATTTAACTTGTCTGGAAATCTCAgttgtttctttgatttatttgcattttactgTAATTCTTTGATGCTTAGATATAGTGCTCTGGCTTTTTTGGCCCCCTGGACTACAAACAGACCActctttcagtctctctctctctctctctctctctctctctctctctctctctctctctctctctctctctctctctctctctctctctctctctcattatctTCCTTCTAGCATCCTTCTCTGCTATGATTCAGTATTGAAACCTGTCCTTTTGTACtaaaatgtagctgaagttttcctgtgtcctgcctggtccgcagctgctcagatgcaagtaaacacacagaggcttatattaattaaaactgctcggccattagctcaggctttctactgactagctcttacacttaaactcagtccatttctgttcatctatatttctccacatgttccgtggctttacctgtgtgccattacatgttgctccctagacggtgggctggtgtctcttcactcagccttccttttcccagaattctccttgtctgcttatcctgcctatacttcctgcctggctactgaccaatcagcgttttattaaacctgtgtacaaaagcattatcccacagcactaaaaTGTTTCTACATCCCCCATTCTCTGCTTTGtcctgtgtgggtgcatgtgtgtgtgtagtatatgcaAATGTGTATACCCATGCACTTGCATAGAGGCCACAAaaggatgtcaggtgtcttaCTCTATTACTAGCCACCTTATTcccttcagacagggtctctcacagaacctagaGCTTTCATTTCAGCCAGGCTGGCCAGCCATTAAAATGTTGGgatgctctttctctcttccaatgctggagttacaagcatgtGTAACTCCAATGTGGCCACACCAATTTTTTTtgcatgagtgctggggattaacacccaggtcctaatgcttgcacagcaaatccttttacccactgagccatctttccacactgctctgaatgtgttgcttgATATACCTCAAAACTAGGAAGGAATTTGCTCCTTTTCCTTACTGATTCGTGAACATTTTTCTCATACTTTCCCCAAAACTATAGAGTCTGTTCCCATTTCAACTGGAAGCTCATATTACCCCATGTGTAAGAATTccaggaaatttcaaaacagcaaaCTAAATCCCTGTGACTGTGCTGCAGAACTACTGTTATCCATGTTGGCCTAATGGGCAGACCTAGCTGTGGGTGCCTACCTGCACACATTCACTCTGGATAGCTGAGGGTGCCTACCTGCACACATTCACTCTGGATAGACTTCAGAGTCCCTTCAGAGCTCAGTTATAGCCCAGTTGCTGGTaatctttctttttgtctgcAGATCCTAGGGTGTTAGTCAGCTTTGAAAGCCCTTGGTAGACTTAGCAGGTTGACAATTTATCATTGCTGTGTTGAGCTGGGAATCTTAGAAAACTGTTCAATGGCTTCTCTTAGACAAATGACTTAAGTGTTCAGAGTTttgtttgagactggatctcatgtagccaaggctagtctctaactctctgtgtagccaaggatatcttgaactcctgatcctccagcctctgcctctcaagtgctggttttGCATGTGTGCCACAACCTggcttctatagctgttctacaatttaaaatgtaaaagtttttagtctctcttttcttttgaacTGTAGATTCAAGAAGTCCTATTCTATTCATTTGCATGGGTAATCTCAGATGAGAAACAAATAACTCCTGTTTTCATCACAATAGATTCTGGTACTACAGACCCACCTGACTAAAATCCCTCTGATCCTGTTTCCCTGAGTGAGTCAGTCTCTAGGAATCAGTCACACTGTTTTGTcatggtttgtttttatgaacATGCAAGAAAAAATCTAGAGAAGTTGCTTATTTACTTTCTCAGAAAGGACTAAAAATGACAGTTCTTTTATAGTGCTTGATTATTATTTCCTATAGAATACTGTCAATCTCTAATAAGTCCataactttctctctttctcatttttcctttcagtgaCTGACTGCCTCTTAATTCCTGCTTATTCTTCATTGTTATTTCttcatcctgtctcaaaaattcataTTACTCCAACAGGGGCAAAAATAGAGCATGGGAACATCAAAAGTAAGGAAATAATACAAGAAAGCAAAGACAGGctggaaatgaagaaaagcaagGAACAGTTCTAGGGAGAAAAGATCTAATCTATGAGTTTCAAAATACAATCCAAAATGAAAATGCCCTAAGAAATGCTGCTGCAGAGTATGTTGTATGATCTGGAATAAAGTGAAGGAGAAGGAGCCAGGGAAGTTATGTGACAGAAAGGAGTGTTTGGGGGGAGTGCACAGACGGAAAAGGCCCATAACAGAGAAGAGCGCTGTCCCTTCGCTAAACTTAGCTTCCCACCCTAAGAAATTGCACCAGAAGAAGAAACTAAGCCCAAAGCAAGAAAGAAggacataatataatataatgagcTGAGCAGAAATCAATGGAATGAAACAGTGGTTCTTCAGAAGGAGCAACAGAATCGACAAAGGGTCAATTAGATgggccaagaaaaccatgaaagaaGACGCGGGATGACCGGGATGACTGAGGAGGCAACACAACTTTCCTTACAGAAACGTACACCTTCAGAAGAGAAGGCATGTGAGCATGCCACACCATGGTCCTCTTTGGAGTATGGCTTTGTTATCTGGTTCCCCTGTTCTAGTTTTATGTCTGTTGCTGCGATAGAATATCCTGACAGAAAGCAacacagggaagaaagggtttatttggctacagttccaggttacagtccatcactgcagggaagtcaaggcagaaattaAAGCTTCGCATCCATGGTCAAGATCAGAGAGAGACATGcttaatttaaatatctgaaatCTTTGCTTGCTGGTTCTGCCTAGCTAGCTTTTTTCTACTCTTACACCATCCAGAGCCAAGCCATGATGCCAAGCCATGGTGGCACTTgtattcagggtgggtcttcctatctCAGTTAGCAGTCAACATAATCTTCCAAAGACattcccacaggccaacctgacctaGAGAGTCTCCAACTGAGACTCTGTTTTCAAGtgtttaataccagcacttgggagacaaaggcaggtggatctctgtaagttcaaggtcagtctggtctatagagcaagttccagggcagccaggactatacagagaaatcctatctcaaaatcaaaaaacaaaacaaaagaaaacaaaaatccgaCCATCATACCCCCTGAAAAGGACACACACAGTTACGGATCTTAATGAGTACATGGTGAATATGACAAAGTGTCAGGGAGTTTAACAGTCTTTCTCAGATTGCCGTCccccaaatcataacacagagacttattattagttatgaatgcttgaccttatcgtatgcttgtcccactagctcatATAGCTtaatttaacttgtttctcttcatctgtgttttgcctcagggctttttatctttcattctgtatgtccaacttttcctgcttcttccatgtctgtgtctggtggctgcctggctggctggccctgggcatctttctctctttctccctcattctctcttctcccctagCCTAGATTCttcttcctacttattctctccacccaccagccccgcctatccctctactgcctagctattggccattcagctttttattcgaccaatcaggtgccttagacaggcaaggaaaaacaaatgcaaggcatctttacatagttaaacaaatgcagcataagcaa
Encoded here:
- the LOC114705701 gene encoding LOW QUALITY PROTEIN: pro-cathepsin H-like (The sequence of the model RefSeq protein was modified relative to this genomic sequence to represent the inferred CDS: deleted 2 bases in 2 codons), which translates into the protein MWAALSLLCAGAWLLSAQATTELTVNAIEKFHFKSWMTQHQKTYSSVEYNYRLQMFANNLRKVNAHNQKNHTFKMALNQFSDMSFTEIKHKYFWSEPQNCSATKSNYLRGTGPYPSSMDWQKKGNYVSPVKNQGTCGSCWTFSTTGALESAVAIASGKMLSLAEQQLVDCAQNFNNHGCQGGLPSQAFEYILYNKGIMGEDAYPYRGKDGHCKFNPKKAIAFVKDVANITLNDEKAMVEAVALHNPVSFAFEVTEDFMLYHKGIYTSTSCHKTPDKVNHAVLAVGYGEQDGIPYWIVKNSWGTQWGDKGYFLIERGKNMCGLAACASYPIPQV